One genomic region from Spirosoma sp. KCTC 42546 encodes:
- a CDS encoding AMP-binding protein has protein sequence MNDNFRLRWTEIAQQYSAKNAICAGHRKITYESLFRRAVEYTNGLLIRTFNQQCIAVQVEDPIEHIAALLGILLSGNYYHSISLQSVDSLNTFLDSFNCSCLISDSSSSISERLSIQLLNPKSLQSSRLPKINYPTILPTTSFCLFTTSGTTGQPKQIIHSHQSVLTDTYRQLTANNINADDRIDLLFSLEFSASLACIFPALLSGATLVVYDLKKEGILSLPTFWEQNSITFSSLSVSTFRLVLKSNTNFKDLANLRLVSIGAEPVLPTDIISFQERFPVNTVLQVAYATTETRTISEHKIRIDTPVSDSLYSVGKPVPGRTVLIQDETGRLLPANQVGEIIIQAHYIPSIYQNQPAATQQAFELLPDKKIQYATGDLGFLDTEGNLYWSGRKDFVVKINGQKVSLIQVEYELKQENSVLHAAVFYDTTNPKRSLLKAYVSVDSSFDLPTLKQSLAQRLPEIMLPDRYYLVESLPLTKTGKIDRMQLAANQESDFIIDPVFTFEKGSPDFVQLIKSVWQQELSLTTDISDYDDFFHDLGGDSLLAQSCLVELEKQIDRKLPIHAPYSYTTPKSLAYYITGYMSQFQVQCIPLNQIISNRKQAYFIPSLPGNRRMYRWIEHNLNKDFNLYYIHYEPFNYKGELIPFSNLAQQIAQAISNPAESILVGFSFGGMMAYQVALSIEQMQKSSLHQLVLLDTPLYRKMTFFESVQKDLYRLKKKVFVKSVKPANWQASWFRVISRYRNRFTNQSSQSVIDNQSINWRDSCLVAVHQYTRTMHVHLTLGCPIMLFKANDSSHFQHSIRPDFNWQPYTIAGFEEYILEAYHGQLLNSTNSHFIGKTLYNLLSKHVR, from the coding sequence ATGAACGATAATTTTCGGCTTCGGTGGACAGAAATTGCTCAACAGTATTCAGCTAAAAACGCAATTTGTGCCGGGCACCGCAAAATCACCTATGAATCATTATTCCGAAGGGCTGTTGAATATACGAACGGGTTACTTATCCGTACATTCAACCAGCAGTGCATAGCCGTTCAGGTAGAAGACCCCATTGAACATATAGCGGCTTTATTGGGCATTTTACTGTCTGGAAATTATTATCATTCTATTTCCCTGCAATCCGTCGACTCATTAAATACATTTCTGGATTCATTCAATTGTTCTTGTCTCATAAGTGATTCGTCATCGAGCATTTCGGAGCGACTATCCATTCAACTACTCAACCCTAAATCGCTTCAATCATCCCGTTTGCCTAAAATCAATTATCCCACCATCCTCCCTACAACCAGTTTTTGCCTGTTTACGACCTCAGGAACTACAGGTCAGCCAAAGCAAATCATTCACTCTCATCAGAGTGTTTTAACCGATACTTACCGCCAACTAACAGCTAATAATATCAATGCTGACGACCGAATCGACTTGCTATTCTCGCTTGAATTCAGTGCGTCGCTAGCCTGCATTTTCCCCGCTTTGCTTAGTGGGGCCACACTTGTAGTGTATGATTTAAAAAAGGAAGGGATTTTGTCATTACCTACCTTCTGGGAGCAGAACAGCATTACGTTTAGTAGCCTGTCAGTCAGCACATTTAGACTAGTATTAAAAAGCAATACCAATTTTAAAGACCTCGCTAATTTACGCCTTGTCTCTATTGGGGCTGAGCCCGTGCTACCAACGGATATTATTAGCTTTCAAGAGCGGTTCCCAGTAAATACGGTGTTGCAAGTGGCTTACGCGACTACCGAAACACGCACTATTTCGGAACATAAAATCCGAATTGACACCCCTGTATCTGATTCCCTATATTCGGTAGGCAAACCCGTACCGGGACGCACGGTTTTAATTCAAGATGAAACCGGGAGATTGCTGCCAGCAAATCAGGTGGGTGAAATCATTATTCAGGCCCATTACATTCCTTCAATTTATCAAAATCAGCCAGCAGCTACTCAGCAAGCGTTTGAGTTATTACCTGACAAAAAGATTCAGTATGCAACCGGAGACCTTGGATTTTTAGATACGGAGGGGAATCTATACTGGAGCGGTAGAAAAGATTTCGTTGTCAAGATCAACGGGCAAAAAGTAAGCCTGATTCAAGTAGAATATGAATTAAAACAGGAAAACAGCGTGCTACATGCAGCAGTATTTTATGATACAACTAATCCTAAACGATCTCTATTAAAAGCCTATGTTAGTGTCGACTCCAGCTTTGATTTACCTACTCTGAAGCAATCGTTGGCGCAACGTCTGCCAGAAATTATGCTTCCCGACCGTTACTATTTAGTTGAGTCGCTACCGCTTACAAAGACGGGCAAGATAGACCGAATGCAACTGGCTGCTAATCAAGAAAGCGATTTTATAATTGATCCTGTATTTACCTTTGAAAAAGGTTCCCCGGACTTTGTTCAACTTATCAAATCCGTATGGCAACAGGAACTTAGCCTAACGACGGACATATCAGATTACGATGATTTTTTTCATGACCTGGGTGGCGATTCACTACTAGCCCAAAGCTGTTTAGTCGAACTGGAAAAACAAATTGACAGGAAACTCCCCATTCATGCCCCTTATTCTTATACTACCCCAAAGTCATTAGCTTATTATATCACTGGCTACATGAGCCAGTTTCAAGTACAGTGCATACCCTTAAATCAGATTATTTCAAATCGTAAGCAAGCTTATTTTATACCTTCCTTACCAGGTAATCGACGAATGTATAGATGGATTGAGCATAATTTAAATAAGGATTTTAATTTATACTACATTCATTATGAACCCTTTAATTATAAAGGCGAATTAATTCCGTTTTCAAATCTTGCCCAACAAATTGCCCAGGCTATTTCTAATCCAGCCGAAAGTATTCTGGTTGGATTCTCATTTGGCGGAATGATGGCCTACCAAGTCGCTTTGAGTATAGAACAGATGCAAAAATCGTCACTCCATCAACTTGTCTTGCTGGACACACCCTTATATCGGAAGATGACATTTTTTGAATCTGTACAAAAAGATCTCTATCGGCTAAAGAAAAAAGTCTTTGTAAAGTCAGTTAAACCTGCCAACTGGCAGGCTAGCTGGTTTAGAGTTATCAGTCGGTATAGAAACCGGTTCACGAATCAATCGTCACAATCAGTTATTGATAATCAGTCGATCAATTGGAGAGATTCATGCTTAGTAGCTGTACATCAATACACCCGTACTATGCATGTACACCTAACCCTTGGGTGTCCTATCATGCTGTTCAAAGCGAATGATTCCTCCCATTTTCAGCATAGTATTCGCCCTGATTTCAACTGGCAGCCCTATACCATTGCAGGGTTTGAAGAATACATTCTAGAGGCTTATCATGGTCAGCTATTGAATTCTACTAATAGTCACTTTATTGGGAAGACTCTGTATAATCTGTTAAGCAAGCATGTAAGATAA
- a CDS encoding DUF1772 domain-containing protein → MLTLSNTILACAAITTALMAGLFYAYSCSVNPGLNRLADTEYLMAMQSINRAIQNPIFFVSFMGAPILLIWSTWLQYGQPLSTRFWLLLAATIVYLIGALAVTALGNIPLNEALDKFPIQTASADEIAAQRVRFEIPWNNWHTLRTVASMVALVFVLMACLSPRE, encoded by the coding sequence ATGCTAACACTTTCTAATACTATACTAGCCTGTGCTGCTATAACAACGGCCCTGATGGCGGGCCTTTTCTACGCCTATTCCTGCTCGGTAAACCCAGGGCTGAATCGGCTAGCCGACACCGAATACCTAATGGCGATGCAGTCGATCAACAGAGCTATCCAGAATCCCATCTTTTTTGTAAGCTTCATGGGGGCACCGATTCTGCTGATCTGGAGCACCTGGCTTCAGTATGGACAGCCTCTTTCCACTCGTTTCTGGCTGCTGCTAGCTGCCACGATCGTGTACTTGATTGGTGCACTTGCCGTAACTGCTTTGGGGAATATTCCACTGAATGAAGCACTGGATAAGTTTCCGATACAAACTGCTTCGGCGGATGAAATCGCAGCCCAACGAGTAAGGTTTGAAATTCCCTGGAATAATTGGCATACGTTACGAACGGTAGCATCCATGGTAGCGCTCGTATTCGTACTCATGGCTTGCCTTAGTCCGAGAGAATAG
- a CDS encoding Na+/H+ antiporter, giving the protein MHQTLLLCLALMLAVSLLVMVGQRLRIPVPIFLVLSGLAVSLVPGIPRIEIDPELIFLIFLPPLLYEAAWFTSWKEFWRWRRIILVLAFGLVIFTAFAVAYVSSAVMPGFTLALGFLLGGIISPPDAVAATSVLKEVNISKTAVSILEGESLVNDAASLIVFRFALAAILSGSFVWQEASVNFLMVTLLGVFIGLAVACVFYAIHRWLPTSTRISILLTFLAPYIMYMTAEEFHVSGVMAVVSGGLFLSNQSHIILNHSSRIQGTGMWATVVFALNGLVFILIGLELPVIINGLDGYSKTEAVLYALLITGVVIVTRMVFTISASYFTRFIGKYITVAQRNPGLRGPIVLGWAGMRGVVSLASALSVPLAMGNGEPFPHRNLILFITFVVILVTLVFQGLTLPLVIRWVQPKDLTDRIPEDEQESKIRIKLLKVALKHLQENYAEESSNNELVENLKNRMESDLHQTKRHLDSVESDGENIAQYNEIIADIIRVKRDMLHQLRSKQEFDDEVIRKEEARMDLEEEKIDHPIH; this is encoded by the coding sequence ATGCACCAAACACTTTTACTTTGCCTAGCATTGATGCTGGCTGTCTCGTTACTCGTCATGGTGGGACAGCGCCTGCGTATTCCAGTGCCTATATTTTTGGTATTGAGCGGTTTGGCGGTCAGCTTAGTGCCGGGTATTCCTCGTATTGAAATCGACCCCGAGCTTATCTTCCTGATATTTTTGCCGCCCTTGCTGTATGAAGCCGCCTGGTTTACATCCTGGAAAGAATTCTGGCGATGGCGACGAATCATCCTTGTTCTGGCCTTTGGCCTGGTCATTTTCACTGCGTTTGCCGTAGCCTATGTATCAAGTGCTGTAATGCCTGGGTTTACATTGGCGTTGGGATTTCTACTGGGTGGTATCATTTCACCGCCCGATGCGGTTGCGGCTACGTCGGTGTTGAAGGAAGTGAACATCTCCAAAACCGCCGTTAGTATTCTGGAAGGAGAAAGCTTAGTGAATGATGCCGCGAGTTTGATTGTATTCCGGTTTGCCCTGGCCGCTATTTTATCGGGATCGTTTGTCTGGCAGGAAGCCTCCGTCAATTTTTTGATGGTCACGTTGCTGGGTGTATTTATTGGGTTAGCTGTCGCGTGTGTGTTTTACGCGATTCATCGGTGGTTGCCTACCTCAACCCGGATTAGTATTCTACTGACGTTCCTGGCTCCCTATATTATGTACATGACTGCTGAAGAGTTTCATGTTTCGGGAGTTATGGCTGTTGTGAGCGGAGGCTTGTTTTTGTCAAATCAGAGCCACATAATCCTCAACCACAGTTCCCGGATTCAGGGAACGGGCATGTGGGCTACGGTTGTTTTTGCACTTAATGGATTGGTGTTTATTCTGATCGGACTTGAACTACCGGTCATCATCAACGGATTGGATGGCTATTCAAAAACGGAAGCTGTTTTATATGCCTTACTGATCACGGGAGTTGTCATTGTTACCCGTATGGTATTTACAATATCGGCTTCGTATTTCACACGGTTTATAGGAAAATACATTACAGTTGCCCAGCGAAATCCCGGTTTACGCGGCCCAATCGTTCTTGGTTGGGCAGGTATGCGTGGCGTTGTGTCATTGGCATCAGCCTTGTCTGTTCCACTAGCAATGGGAAATGGAGAGCCGTTTCCGCATCGGAATCTAATTCTATTCATCACGTTTGTGGTCATTCTGGTCACGCTGGTTTTTCAGGGATTAACCTTACCCCTTGTTATTCGATGGGTCCAGCCCAAGGACCTAACCGATCGGATACCGGAGGATGAACAGGAGTCGAAGATCCGGATAAAACTGTTGAAGGTGGCGCTGAAGCATTTACAGGAAAATTATGCTGAGGAATCCAGTAACAACGAATTAGTGGAGAACCTGAAGAACCGGATGGAAAGCGACCTGCACCAGACAAAACGACATCTGGATTCAGTAGAAAGCGATGGTGAAAACATTGCCCAGTATAACGAGATCATTGCTGATATTATCCGCGTTAAACGAGACATGCTGCACCAATTACGGAGTAAGCAGGAATTTGACGATGAAGTAATTCGAAAAGAAGAAGCCCGAATGGATCTGGAAGAAGAGAAAATTGATCACCCAATTCATTGA
- a CDS encoding DUF2723 domain-containing protein, whose product MQSFKRLNTLTGWLVFVVALVTYAMTVERTASFWDCGEFIACSFKLQVPHPPGAPFFLLLGRLFSMMSFGNLTNVAYWVNMASVLASAFTIAFLFWTITMLAQKLLGKPESEYSTADTLLVIGTSAVGALAYTFSDTFWFSAVEAEVYGMSSFFTAIVVWAAFKWERIDDEAAANRWLIFIAYLTGLSIGVHLLNLVTLPALALIYYFKKQPKPTFWGGVIAGGIGLVVLGIINAGIIPGLPGMAFAVERLFVNTLGLPFTSGAIFFTVVFIGAIVYGIIWSARQKRVILNTSLLALAFVLIGYASYMQVLVRAEFNPPINENDPSDELNFLSYLRREQYGSRSLLYGPVFTARPIDQKQGAAMWKKEGNKYVVFDHQPEYIYAPGDEMLFPRVYSSQQNHPALYRQMLGLAEGQKPTMGDNLKYMFSYQLGHMWWRYLMWNFAGRESDEEGAGYLLPWSSDNGAPDLLKTNKARDNFYMLPFALGLFGIAFQYFRRRRDFLIVGLLFLFTGIALQIFLNSPPSEPRERDYIYVGSFYFFAIWLGLGVMALAEGLRNTLKSDMARNGLVVGLSLLVPVMMGAKSWDNHNRDHRYQSVDFAKNLLNSCAPNAVLFTGGDNDTFPLWYVQEVEGFRTDVRVCNLSLLGTEWYIQQMKRKTYQSEALPISLEFDQFNKGKNDIVPFYEVPGVKNGIDLKQYISLIKTSNPAVQVPLTNGDMTSILPSSVLFLPIDKASVDQANFVPASLRPLMKDTLQWTIGKKDLYKPDLIMLDIIASNNWKRPIYFSSTLASDNYLSLKNYMQLEGYAYRLMPVAVPGATDGYVNADIMYNNMTKKTFWRDFDNPNTYYDETYKGPPVISARIAFFRLADQLIREGNKAKAREVLNYSLKVIPDKSIPYDQISSNYVRFLFEVGDNKKALEIADIMANRADQALSYDKSGNGNRFGSPDSDLYILQTIVEACKEAKQTAAANKYEAIFQKHINAFG is encoded by the coding sequence ATGCAGTCATTCAAGCGCCTGAACACCCTCACAGGCTGGCTCGTTTTCGTTGTTGCACTGGTTACCTACGCAATGACCGTTGAACGTACAGCCAGTTTCTGGGACTGTGGCGAATTTATTGCTTGTTCGTTTAAACTTCAGGTACCACACCCTCCTGGCGCCCCATTTTTCCTCCTGCTGGGTCGCCTGTTTTCGATGATGTCGTTTGGTAACCTGACCAATGTGGCCTACTGGGTCAACATGGCATCGGTATTGGCCAGTGCGTTCACCATCGCGTTTCTATTCTGGACCATTACCATGCTGGCCCAGAAACTCCTTGGCAAACCAGAAAGTGAGTATTCGACCGCCGATACCCTGTTGGTGATTGGCACGAGTGCTGTAGGTGCTCTGGCTTATACCTTCTCCGATACGTTCTGGTTTTCAGCCGTTGAAGCCGAAGTATACGGTATGTCGTCATTTTTTACCGCTATCGTGGTTTGGGCGGCCTTCAAATGGGAGCGTATCGACGATGAAGCAGCCGCCAACCGCTGGCTTATTTTCATTGCCTATCTGACGGGCCTATCCATCGGTGTTCACTTATTGAACCTTGTTACCTTGCCCGCTCTTGCGCTGATTTATTACTTTAAGAAACAACCCAAGCCAACCTTTTGGGGTGGCGTTATAGCCGGTGGAATTGGTCTGGTCGTTCTGGGCATTATCAACGCAGGTATTATTCCGGGTTTGCCTGGTATGGCCTTCGCAGTTGAGCGTCTGTTTGTAAATACCTTGGGGCTGCCGTTCACGTCAGGTGCTATTTTCTTCACCGTTGTCTTCATTGGTGCTATTGTTTATGGTATCATCTGGTCGGCTCGGCAGAAGCGCGTTATTCTGAATACGTCTTTACTGGCACTGGCGTTTGTACTGATCGGCTACGCATCGTATATGCAGGTACTGGTACGGGCCGAATTCAACCCACCGATCAACGAAAACGATCCCAGTGATGAACTGAACTTCCTGTCGTATCTGCGTCGGGAACAGTACGGAAGCCGCTCCCTACTGTATGGACCGGTCTTCACGGCGCGGCCTATCGACCAGAAACAAGGAGCTGCCATGTGGAAGAAAGAAGGCAATAAATACGTCGTCTTCGACCACCAGCCTGAATATATTTATGCACCTGGTGATGAGATGCTGTTCCCACGTGTGTACAGCAGTCAGCAAAATCACCCGGCGCTCTATCGCCAGATGCTCGGTCTTGCCGAAGGGCAGAAACCAACCATGGGCGACAACCTGAAGTATATGTTCAGCTACCAGCTAGGCCACATGTGGTGGCGCTATCTGATGTGGAACTTCGCCGGGCGTGAGAGCGATGAAGAAGGCGCAGGTTACCTCCTGCCCTGGTCGTCGGATAATGGCGCGCCGGACTTGCTCAAGACGAATAAAGCCCGCGACAATTTTTATATGCTCCCCTTTGCCTTAGGGCTATTTGGGATTGCCTTCCAGTACTTCCGGCGTCGGCGCGATTTCCTGATTGTAGGATTGCTGTTTTTATTCACGGGTATTGCCTTGCAAATCTTCCTGAACTCGCCCCCATCGGAGCCGCGTGAACGGGACTACATTTACGTAGGCTCCTTTTATTTCTTCGCCATCTGGCTGGGTTTGGGCGTAATGGCGTTAGCAGAGGGGTTACGGAACACGCTTAAATCAGACATGGCGCGCAATGGTCTTGTTGTCGGATTATCGTTACTTGTACCCGTTATGATGGGCGCGAAAAGCTGGGACAACCACAACCGTGACCACCGCTATCAGTCGGTCGATTTTGCGAAGAATTTGCTCAACTCCTGTGCTCCGAATGCCGTACTCTTCACGGGTGGCGATAATGATACCTTCCCACTCTGGTACGTGCAGGAAGTTGAAGGTTTCCGAACCGATGTTCGTGTTTGTAACCTGAGTTTGCTGGGTACGGAATGGTACATTCAGCAGATGAAACGCAAAACGTATCAGTCCGAAGCGCTGCCGATTTCGCTGGAGTTCGACCAGTTCAACAAGGGCAAAAACGACATTGTGCCGTTCTATGAAGTGCCCGGTGTTAAAAATGGGATCGACCTCAAGCAGTACATCAGCCTGATTAAGACCAGTAATCCGGCTGTTCAGGTACCGCTAACCAATGGCGACATGACGAGCATTTTACCCTCGTCAGTGCTGTTCCTGCCGATTGACAAAGCTTCGGTGGATCAGGCTAATTTCGTTCCGGCCTCATTACGGCCATTGATGAAAGATACGTTGCAGTGGACCATCGGTAAGAAGGATCTTTACAAGCCTGACCTCATCATGCTCGACATCATTGCATCGAATAACTGGAAACGGCCGATTTATTTCTCCAGCACACTGGCAAGTGATAACTACCTGAGTCTGAAGAACTACATGCAGTTAGAAGGCTATGCCTACCGGCTGATGCCAGTAGCTGTTCCGGGTGCTACGGACGGCTATGTGAACGCCGATATCATGTACAACAACATGACGAAGAAAACATTCTGGCGTGATTTCGACAATCCAAATACGTACTACGACGAGACCTACAAAGGGCCGCCGGTTATTTCGGCTCGCATTGCGTTCTTCCGCCTGGCCGATCAGCTTATTCGTGAAGGTAATAAAGCCAAAGCTCGTGAGGTACTCAATTATTCGCTGAAAGTAATACCCGACAAGAGCATCCCGTACGACCAGATTTCGTCGAACTACGTGCGGTTCCTGTTTGAAGTTGGCGACAATAAAAAGGCCCTTGAAATTGCGGATATCATGGCAAATCGTGCTGACCAAGCGTTATCTTACGACAAGAGTGGTAATGGAAATCGCTTTGGTAGCCCCGATTCGGACCTCTATATTCTGCAAACGATTGTAGAAGCCTGTAAAGAAGCCAAACAAACGGCAGCGGCTAACAAGTACGAAGCCATCTTCCAGAAGCATATCAATGCGTTTGGTTGA
- a CDS encoding bifunctional 5,10-methylenetetrahydrofolate dehydrogenase/5,10-methenyltetrahydrofolate cyclohydrolase, producing the protein MQLLDGKVLSAQIKQEIAAEVAQIREQGGKIPHLVAILVGNKGASETYVASKMKNCEEVGMNSTLIRFDPSVTEEELLDKVREVNENPDMDGLIVQLPLPDHINPDRVMETIDPAKDVDGFHPINIGRMAKGLPAYISATPQGVLEMIKRYNIETSGKHCVVVGRSQIVGLPMSILMQRNTYPGNCTVTITHSRTTNLAEICRSADILVAALGKPEFVTADMVKEGAVVIDVGLERVPDASKKSGFALKGDVKFDEVSPKTSFITPVPGGVGLMTICSLMQNTLKAARGEIY; encoded by the coding sequence ATGCAACTCCTTGACGGTAAAGTCCTTTCAGCACAAATTAAACAGGAAATAGCGGCAGAAGTCGCTCAGATACGCGAACAGGGCGGTAAGATTCCGCACCTCGTGGCCATTCTGGTTGGCAACAAAGGGGCCTCGGAAACCTACGTAGCTTCGAAAATGAAAAACTGCGAAGAGGTGGGCATGAACTCAACGCTCATCCGGTTTGATCCATCGGTCACGGAAGAAGAACTCCTGGACAAAGTTCGGGAGGTGAATGAAAACCCTGACATGGATGGGCTAATTGTGCAACTCCCCCTCCCCGACCATATCAACCCCGACCGTGTTATGGAAACCATTGATCCCGCCAAAGACGTAGATGGGTTTCATCCCATTAATATTGGGCGTATGGCCAAAGGGCTGCCAGCTTACATATCTGCCACTCCACAGGGCGTGCTGGAAATGATCAAGCGGTATAACATCGAAACGTCTGGTAAACACTGTGTTGTAGTCGGTCGCAGTCAGATTGTTGGTCTGCCCATGTCGATTCTGATGCAGCGAAATACCTATCCCGGCAACTGTACGGTTACCATTACGCACAGCCGGACAACCAATCTCGCCGAAATCTGCCGCTCGGCTGACATTTTGGTAGCAGCCCTCGGCAAGCCCGAATTTGTAACTGCCGATATGGTGAAAGAAGGCGCTGTTGTGATTGACGTTGGTTTGGAACGTGTACCCGATGCCAGTAAGAAAAGCGGATTCGCGTTAAAAGGCGACGTTAAATTTGATGAAGTATCCCCAAAAACGAGTTTCATTACGCCCGTTCCTGGTGGCGTTGGCCTGATGACCATCTGCTCGCTCATGCAGAATACGCTGAAAGCCGCGCGGGGTGAGATTTATTAG
- a CDS encoding DUF4385 domain-containing protein produces the protein MPANDRAFNYNLDYKNLNLREQPELYRVGKGEMGVLLVQPYKSEILPHWRFKTPDIARESSEKVYQLFLDYKANGDFIGMDMARKFLQMGYTRARRYANHRTGQKYDGPVPDDKKGQSGAHGRDQLPREEDPIKAESARIFYGKYLEAREDETYKKLKKEWQQKYG, from the coding sequence ATGCCTGCAAACGACCGCGCATTCAATTACAATCTCGATTACAAAAACCTGAATCTACGCGAACAGCCCGAACTTTACCGCGTCGGAAAAGGTGAAATGGGTGTGCTTTTGGTGCAGCCATACAAATCTGAGATACTTCCCCACTGGCGATTTAAGACCCCAGACATAGCCCGCGAATCGTCCGAGAAAGTTTACCAGTTATTTCTGGACTATAAGGCCAACGGGGATTTCATCGGCATGGATATGGCCAGGAAGTTCCTGCAAATGGGATATACCCGAGCCAGGCGTTATGCCAATCACCGCACTGGTCAAAAATACGATGGACCCGTACCGGATGACAAGAAAGGCCAGTCTGGTGCTCATGGTCGGGATCAACTGCCTCGCGAGGAAGATCCCATCAAAGCGGAGTCGGCCCGTATTTTTTATGGAAAATATCTGGAAGCACGGGAAGACGAAACCTATAAGAAACTAAAAAAGGAATGGCAACAGAAGTACGGGTAG
- a CDS encoding RES family NAD+ phosphorylase: MDVYHLANARRADDLTGTGARLAGGRWNYIGTPVLYTASSKALATLEVLVHSPLSYVPDYYRMLTIRVPEDSLLSVPLDQLPDGWNGLTPPTSIKDIIESWIIGNRFLLLKVPSAVVAGDYNFLINPAHPRATEILITDNQPYRFDPRLLR, translated from the coding sequence ATGGATGTATATCACTTAGCGAATGCCCGCCGTGCTGACGACCTGACAGGCACAGGAGCCCGCCTGGCAGGAGGCCGCTGGAATTATATAGGAACGCCAGTTTTGTACACAGCCAGTTCCAAAGCCTTAGCTACCCTGGAAGTTCTGGTTCATAGCCCCTTATCGTACGTGCCGGATTATTACCGTATGCTCACAATCCGAGTACCCGAGGATTCTTTATTGAGCGTACCACTCGATCAATTACCTGATGGCTGGAATGGCCTCACTCCTCCAACAAGTATCAAAGACATTATCGAGAGCTGGATAATTGGCAATCGATTTTTATTGCTGAAGGTACCCTCTGCTGTAGTTGCTGGTGATTATAATTTCCTTATAAATCCAGCACATCCTCGGGCTACCGAGATCCTCATTACGGATAATCAACCCTATCGGTTCGATCCTCGTCTGTTGCGCTAA
- a CDS encoding antitoxin Xre/MbcA/ParS toxin-binding domain-containing protein yields MNTTTITDYFGAKNAPLIQSVFDLIEVSRRGLSKKAVTTMARHLGITQADLFVILHISARTWQRYTDEKLLPQGVTEKALQLASLYKQGEDIFGEAWKFRGWMNHPSPIFGGKKPIELLDSQFGFQAVQDELVRIDWGVLA; encoded by the coding sequence ATGAACACAACGACCATTACTGATTATTTTGGGGCAAAAAACGCTCCTCTCATTCAATCGGTGTTTGATCTGATTGAGGTTAGTCGCCGGGGTTTATCCAAAAAAGCTGTTACCACTATGGCGCGCCACCTTGGTATTACGCAAGCCGATTTATTTGTTATTCTTCATATTTCTGCCCGAACCTGGCAACGCTATACCGACGAGAAATTACTTCCTCAGGGCGTAACAGAAAAAGCATTGCAACTAGCTAGCCTATACAAGCAGGGAGAAGATATATTTGGTGAGGCCTGGAAATTTCGGGGGTGGATGAATCATCCCAGCCCCATTTTTGGTGGCAAAAAGCCAATTGAATTACTAGATTCGCAATTTGGATTTCAAGCGGTTCAGGACGAACTGGTTCGAATTGACTGGGGGGTATTAGCCTGA
- a CDS encoding DUF1349 domain-containing protein, with the protein MMWFNKPAIWSEEKDWLHMRVEGDTDFWRVTHYDFVRDTGHFYYRELAGDFVASVKVTGQYKNQYDQAGLMIRLDDRNWIKTGIEFVDEQQQVSAVVTREFSDWSVCPQPHNPESVYVRLTRQYDSVRIDYSFDDFTYQMLRLAYFPADVPVQIGPMAAAPDGGGFNATFEQFSVLSIL; encoded by the coding sequence ATGATGTGGTTCAATAAACCGGCAATCTGGTCGGAGGAGAAAGACTGGCTGCATATGCGGGTTGAAGGGGATACGGATTTCTGGCGGGTGACCCACTATGATTTTGTTCGCGATACCGGACATTTCTATTACCGGGAGCTGGCTGGCGATTTTGTGGCGAGTGTGAAAGTGACAGGCCAATACAAAAATCAATATGATCAGGCTGGGCTGATGATCCGACTCGATGACCGGAACTGGATCAAAACGGGAATCGAGTTTGTCGATGAGCAACAGCAGGTTAGTGCGGTGGTTACGCGGGAGTTCTCAGATTGGTCGGTCTGCCCGCAACCTCATAATCCAGAGTCTGTTTACGTTCGGCTCACCCGGCAGTATGACTCGGTTCGTATTGATTATTCGTTCGATGATTTTACGTACCAGATGTTGCGGTTAGCTTACTTTCCAGCAGATGTTCCCGTACAAATTGGCCCCATGGCAGCTGCTCCCGACGGTGGAGGGTTCAATGCGACATTCGAGCAGTTTTCGGTTTTGTCGATCTTATGA